A part of Macaca mulatta isolate MMU2019108-1 chromosome 12, T2T-MMU8v2.0, whole genome shotgun sequence genomic DNA contains:
- the LOC144333267 gene encoding low-density lipoprotein receptor-related protein 1B-like, whose translation MPCIGKARLDGSEKVVLVSMGIAWPNGISIDYEENKLYWCDARTDKIERIDLETGGHREVVLSGSNVDMFSVAVFGAYIYWSDRAHANGSVRRGHKNDATETITMRTGLGVNLKEVKIFNRVREKGTNVCARDNGGCKQLCLYRGNSQRTCACAHGYLAEDGVTCLRHEGYLLYSGRTILKSIHLSDETNLNSPIRPYENPHYFKNVIALAFDYNQRRKGTNRIFYSDAHFGNIQLIKDNWEDRQVIVETYELG comes from the exons ATGCCCTGTATTGGAAAGGCTCGTTTGGATGGCTCAGAGAAGGTTGTCCTTGTAAGCATGGGAATAGCATGGCCAAATGGCATCTCCATTGACTATGAG gaaaataaattgtaCTGGTGTGATGCTCGCACAGACAAGATAGAGAGAATCGACCTTGAGACTGGAGGGCATCGCGAGGTGGTGCTGTCAGGAAGCAATGTGGATATGTTTTCAGTTGCAGTCTTTGGGGCTTACATCTACTGGTCTGacag AGCACATGCAAACGGGTCCGTCAGAAGGGGCCACAAGAATGATGCCACAGAAACGATAACCATGAGAACTGGTCTTGGAGTCAACCTGAAGGAGGTTAAAATATTTAACCGAGTAAGAGAGAAAG gGACCAATGTTTGTGCCAGGGACAATGGTGGCTGTAAGCAACTCTGTCTTTATCGAGGAAATTCCCAGAGAACTTGTGCTTGTGCCCATGGATATTTGGCAGAAGATGGAGTTACTTGCCTGAGGCATGAAGGCTATTTGCTATATTCAGGAAGaacaatattaaaaagtatacatCTTTCTGATGAAACCAATTTAAATTCCCCAATAAGGCCATATGAGAATCCACATTATTTCAAGAATGTCATAGCCTTGGCTTTTGACTATAATCAAAGAAGAAAAGGTACCAACCGAATCTTTTACAGTGACGCACACTTTGGAAATATACAGCTTATTAAAGACAACTGGGAAGACAGACAAGTAATTGTTGAAA cataTGAATTAGGGTAG